A DNA window from Xyrauchen texanus isolate HMW12.3.18 chromosome 6, RBS_HiC_50CHRs, whole genome shotgun sequence contains the following coding sequences:
- the LOC127645397 gene encoding poly(U)-binding-splicing factor PUF60-like isoform X2, with product MAVAVSAGGEALMMENGQSTASKLGLPPLTPEQQEALQKAKKYAMEQSIKSVLVKQTLAHQQQQLSSLQIPNSLQMASLTMGFGDPLSPLQSVAAQRQRALAIMCRVYVGSIYYELGEDTIRQAFAPFGPIKSIDMSWDSVTLKHKGFAFVEYEVPEAAQLALEQMNSVMLGGRNIKVGRPSNIGQAQPIIDQLAEEARAFNRIYVASVHPDLSDDDIKSVFEAFGRIKSCMLAREPTTGKHKGYGFIEYDKAQSALDAVSSMNLFDLGGQYLRVGKAVTPPMPLLTPATPGGLPPAAAVAAAAATARITAQMAWNLSQPENRTEDFLNCLEAVAGASILGAMTAGTGLNMPQIPQAVMAAQAPGVITGVTPARPTLPVVPQVGLVNPVLASPPSLSAAVAAAQEAKKEKEDEESAQDGTGQEMLSEQEHMSISGSSARHMVMQKLMRKQESTVMVLRNMVGPEDIDDDLEGEVTEECGKFGAVNRVIIYQEKQGEEEDAEVIVKIFVEFSAVFEMNKAIQALNNRWFGGRKVVAEVYDQDRFDNSDLSA from the exons GGAGGCGAGGCTCTGATGATGGAGAATGGACAGAGCACGGCCTCGAAGCTCGGCCTGCCCCCCCTCACCCCCGAACAGCAGGAGGCACTGCAGAAG GCAAAGAAATATGCCATGGAACAAAGCATCAAGAGTGTTCTGGTCAAGCAGACCCTTGCTCATCAGCAGCAACAGCTCAGTAGCCTACAG ATCCCTAATTCCCTTCAGATGGCCTCATTAACAATGGGCTTTGGAGATCCCCTCTCACCACTACAGTCT GTTGCAGCACAGAGGCAGCGGGCACTAGCCATAATGTGCAGAGTTTATGTTGGGTCCATCTACTATGAGTTAGGAGAGGACACCATCAGACAGGCTTTTGCTCCCTTTGGTCCCATAAAGAGTATTGACATGTCCTGGGACTCAGTTACATTGAAACACAAG GGTTTTGCATTTGTAGAGTATGAAGTACCAGAAGCCGCACAGCTGGCTTTAGAACAGATGAACTCTGTCATGCTGGGTGGTAGAAATATTAAA GTGGGGCGACCGAGCAACATTGGGCAGGCTCAACCAATCATAGACCAGCTAGCCGAAGAAGCGCGCGCCTTCAACCGAATTTACGTGGCATCTGTGCATCCTGATTTGTCAGACGATGACATTAAGAGTGTGTTCGAGGCCTTCGGAAGAATCAAGTCCTGTATGCTGGCGCGAGAGCCCACCACGGGAAAACACAAAGGCTATGGCTTCATAG AATATGATAAGGCCCAGTCTGCGCTAGATGCCGTGTCCTCCATGAACCTCTTTGACTTGGGTGGCCAGTACCTGAGAGTGGGTAAAGCAGTCACGCCTCCCATGCCCCTTTTGACACCAGCAACGCCGGGCGGCCTGCCCCCTGCCGCCGCCGTAGCTGCAGCAGCCGCCACAGCCAGAATAACTGCCCAG ATGGCATGGAATCTGTCCCAGCCGGAGAATCGTACAGAAGACTTCCTCAACTGTCTG GAAGCAGTAGCGGGAGCATCTATCCTGGGAGCGATGACCGCGGGGACGGGCCTGAATATGCCCCAGATCCCTCAGGCCGTCATGGCAGCTCAGGCGCCAGGGGTCATAACAG GGGTGACGCCAGCCcgtcccacacttcctgttgtgCCTCAGGTGGGCCTTGTGAACCCAGTGTTGGCCTCTCCACCGTCACTTTCAGCTGCTGTGGCTGCAGCCCAAGAGGCCAAGAAGGAGAAGGAAGATGAGGAATCCGCTCAAGATGGCACAGGTCAGGAGATGCTCAGTGAACAGGAGCACATGAGCATCTCGGGCAGCAGTGCCAGGCATATGGTCATGCAGAAACTGATGAGGAAACAAGAG TCTACAGTTATGGTGCTCAGGAATATGGTTGGTCCTGAGGACATCGATGATGATCTTGAAGGAGAAGTGACAGAGGAATGTGGGAAATTTGGAGCTGTTAATAGAGTGATTATTTACCAGGAGAAGCAGGGTGAGGAGGAGGATGCCGAAGTCATTGTGAAGATCTTTGTAGagttttcagcagtgtttgaaatGAACAAGGCCATTCAGGCCCTTAACAACCGCTGGTTTGGAGGTCGAAAAGTAGTGGCGGAGGTGTACGATCAAGATCGATTTGACAACAGTGACCTCTCTGCATAG
- the LOC127645397 gene encoding poly(U)-binding-splicing factor PUF60-like isoform X1 — protein MAVAVSAVNGGEALMMENGQSTASKLGLPPLTPEQQEALQKAKKYAMEQSIKSVLVKQTLAHQQQQLSSLQIPNSLQMASLTMGFGDPLSPLQSVAAQRQRALAIMCRVYVGSIYYELGEDTIRQAFAPFGPIKSIDMSWDSVTLKHKGFAFVEYEVPEAAQLALEQMNSVMLGGRNIKVGRPSNIGQAQPIIDQLAEEARAFNRIYVASVHPDLSDDDIKSVFEAFGRIKSCMLAREPTTGKHKGYGFIEYDKAQSALDAVSSMNLFDLGGQYLRVGKAVTPPMPLLTPATPGGLPPAAAVAAAAATARITAQMAWNLSQPENRTEDFLNCLEAVAGASILGAMTAGTGLNMPQIPQAVMAAQAPGVITGVTPARPTLPVVPQVGLVNPVLASPPSLSAAVAAAQEAKKEKEDEESAQDGTGQEMLSEQEHMSISGSSARHMVMQKLMRKQESTVMVLRNMVGPEDIDDDLEGEVTEECGKFGAVNRVIIYQEKQGEEEDAEVIVKIFVEFSAVFEMNKAIQALNNRWFGGRKVVAEVYDQDRFDNSDLSA, from the exons GGAGGCGAGGCTCTGATGATGGAGAATGGACAGAGCACGGCCTCGAAGCTCGGCCTGCCCCCCCTCACCCCCGAACAGCAGGAGGCACTGCAGAAG GCAAAGAAATATGCCATGGAACAAAGCATCAAGAGTGTTCTGGTCAAGCAGACCCTTGCTCATCAGCAGCAACAGCTCAGTAGCCTACAG ATCCCTAATTCCCTTCAGATGGCCTCATTAACAATGGGCTTTGGAGATCCCCTCTCACCACTACAGTCT GTTGCAGCACAGAGGCAGCGGGCACTAGCCATAATGTGCAGAGTTTATGTTGGGTCCATCTACTATGAGTTAGGAGAGGACACCATCAGACAGGCTTTTGCTCCCTTTGGTCCCATAAAGAGTATTGACATGTCCTGGGACTCAGTTACATTGAAACACAAG GGTTTTGCATTTGTAGAGTATGAAGTACCAGAAGCCGCACAGCTGGCTTTAGAACAGATGAACTCTGTCATGCTGGGTGGTAGAAATATTAAA GTGGGGCGACCGAGCAACATTGGGCAGGCTCAACCAATCATAGACCAGCTAGCCGAAGAAGCGCGCGCCTTCAACCGAATTTACGTGGCATCTGTGCATCCTGATTTGTCAGACGATGACATTAAGAGTGTGTTCGAGGCCTTCGGAAGAATCAAGTCCTGTATGCTGGCGCGAGAGCCCACCACGGGAAAACACAAAGGCTATGGCTTCATAG AATATGATAAGGCCCAGTCTGCGCTAGATGCCGTGTCCTCCATGAACCTCTTTGACTTGGGTGGCCAGTACCTGAGAGTGGGTAAAGCAGTCACGCCTCCCATGCCCCTTTTGACACCAGCAACGCCGGGCGGCCTGCCCCCTGCCGCCGCCGTAGCTGCAGCAGCCGCCACAGCCAGAATAACTGCCCAG ATGGCATGGAATCTGTCCCAGCCGGAGAATCGTACAGAAGACTTCCTCAACTGTCTG GAAGCAGTAGCGGGAGCATCTATCCTGGGAGCGATGACCGCGGGGACGGGCCTGAATATGCCCCAGATCCCTCAGGCCGTCATGGCAGCTCAGGCGCCAGGGGTCATAACAG GGGTGACGCCAGCCcgtcccacacttcctgttgtgCCTCAGGTGGGCCTTGTGAACCCAGTGTTGGCCTCTCCACCGTCACTTTCAGCTGCTGTGGCTGCAGCCCAAGAGGCCAAGAAGGAGAAGGAAGATGAGGAATCCGCTCAAGATGGCACAGGTCAGGAGATGCTCAGTGAACAGGAGCACATGAGCATCTCGGGCAGCAGTGCCAGGCATATGGTCATGCAGAAACTGATGAGGAAACAAGAG TCTACAGTTATGGTGCTCAGGAATATGGTTGGTCCTGAGGACATCGATGATGATCTTGAAGGAGAAGTGACAGAGGAATGTGGGAAATTTGGAGCTGTTAATAGAGTGATTATTTACCAGGAGAAGCAGGGTGAGGAGGAGGATGCCGAAGTCATTGTGAAGATCTTTGTAGagttttcagcagtgtttgaaatGAACAAGGCCATTCAGGCCCTTAACAACCGCTGGTTTGGAGGTCGAAAAGTAGTGGCGGAGGTGTACGATCAAGATCGATTTGACAACAGTGACCTCTCTGCATAG
- the si:dkeyp-73d8.6 gene encoding uncharacterized protein si:dkeyp-73d8.6, whose translation MEGLLVLLGAVLLLGSTEGNKNYDELHTSRKGIVDKAIELANNVSGHRKHIDFDSILNSDNNGMVHVLLKPTSCDKKEYVHRRECKTNDLKPWMSCVACSNTMDCVRLRERKPVQCTSQKAGNPVLTGGTHSLFLQGTTERDPEQLTGCLGCI comes from the exons ATGGAAGGTTTACTTGTGCTGCTTGGTGCTGTATTACTGCTGGGGTCAACAGAGGGAAATAAGAACTATGATGAACTACATACAAGTAGGAAAGGAATCGTTGACAAGGCAATAGAACTGGCCAACAATGTTTCTGGACATcgtaaacacattgattttgacTCTATCTTGAACTCt GATAACAATGGCATGGTCCATGTGTTATTAAAACCCACCTCGTGTGACAAGAAAGAGTATGTCCATCGACGTGAATGTAAAACCAATGATCTCAAA CCTTGGATGTCCTGTGTTGCATGTTCAAATACTATGGACTGTGTACGTTTGCGAGAACGAAAACCG GTACAGTGTACGAGTCAGAAAGCAGGGAACCCCGTCCTTACCGGGGGAACGCATTCGTTGTTCCTACAAGGTACCACAGAAAGAGACCCAGAGCAACTGACTGGATGTCTTGGATGCATATGa
- the LOC127645397 gene encoding poly(U)-binding-splicing factor PUF60-like isoform X5: MAVAVSAGGEALMMENGQSTASKLGLPPLTPEQQEALQKAKKYAMEQSIKSVLVKQTLAHQQQQLSSLQIPNSLQMASLTMGFGDPLSPLQSVAAQRQRALAIMCRVYVGSIYYELGEDTIRQAFAPFGPIKSIDMSWDSVTLKHKGFAFVEYEVPEAAQLALEQMNSVMLGGRNIKVGRPSNIGQAQPIIDQLAEEARAFNRIYVASVHPDLSDDDIKSVFEAFGRIKSCMLAREPTTGKHKGYGFIEYDKAQSALDAVSSMNLFDLGGQYLRVGKAVTPPMPLLTPATPGGLPPAAAVAAAAATARITAQEAVAGASILGAMTAGTGLNMPQIPQAVMAAQAPGVITGVTPARPTLPVVPQVGLVNPVLASPPSLSAAVAAAQEAKKEKEDEESAQDGTGQEMLSEQEHMSISGSSARHMVMQKLMRKQESTVMVLRNMVGPEDIDDDLEGEVTEECGKFGAVNRVIIYQEKQGEEEDAEVIVKIFVEFSAVFEMNKAIQALNNRWFGGRKVVAEVYDQDRFDNSDLSA; the protein is encoded by the exons GGAGGCGAGGCTCTGATGATGGAGAATGGACAGAGCACGGCCTCGAAGCTCGGCCTGCCCCCCCTCACCCCCGAACAGCAGGAGGCACTGCAGAAG GCAAAGAAATATGCCATGGAACAAAGCATCAAGAGTGTTCTGGTCAAGCAGACCCTTGCTCATCAGCAGCAACAGCTCAGTAGCCTACAG ATCCCTAATTCCCTTCAGATGGCCTCATTAACAATGGGCTTTGGAGATCCCCTCTCACCACTACAGTCT GTTGCAGCACAGAGGCAGCGGGCACTAGCCATAATGTGCAGAGTTTATGTTGGGTCCATCTACTATGAGTTAGGAGAGGACACCATCAGACAGGCTTTTGCTCCCTTTGGTCCCATAAAGAGTATTGACATGTCCTGGGACTCAGTTACATTGAAACACAAG GGTTTTGCATTTGTAGAGTATGAAGTACCAGAAGCCGCACAGCTGGCTTTAGAACAGATGAACTCTGTCATGCTGGGTGGTAGAAATATTAAA GTGGGGCGACCGAGCAACATTGGGCAGGCTCAACCAATCATAGACCAGCTAGCCGAAGAAGCGCGCGCCTTCAACCGAATTTACGTGGCATCTGTGCATCCTGATTTGTCAGACGATGACATTAAGAGTGTGTTCGAGGCCTTCGGAAGAATCAAGTCCTGTATGCTGGCGCGAGAGCCCACCACGGGAAAACACAAAGGCTATGGCTTCATAG AATATGATAAGGCCCAGTCTGCGCTAGATGCCGTGTCCTCCATGAACCTCTTTGACTTGGGTGGCCAGTACCTGAGAGTGGGTAAAGCAGTCACGCCTCCCATGCCCCTTTTGACACCAGCAACGCCGGGCGGCCTGCCCCCTGCCGCCGCCGTAGCTGCAGCAGCCGCCACAGCCAGAATAACTGCCCAG GAAGCAGTAGCGGGAGCATCTATCCTGGGAGCGATGACCGCGGGGACGGGCCTGAATATGCCCCAGATCCCTCAGGCCGTCATGGCAGCTCAGGCGCCAGGGGTCATAACAG GGGTGACGCCAGCCcgtcccacacttcctgttgtgCCTCAGGTGGGCCTTGTGAACCCAGTGTTGGCCTCTCCACCGTCACTTTCAGCTGCTGTGGCTGCAGCCCAAGAGGCCAAGAAGGAGAAGGAAGATGAGGAATCCGCTCAAGATGGCACAGGTCAGGAGATGCTCAGTGAACAGGAGCACATGAGCATCTCGGGCAGCAGTGCCAGGCATATGGTCATGCAGAAACTGATGAGGAAACAAGAG TCTACAGTTATGGTGCTCAGGAATATGGTTGGTCCTGAGGACATCGATGATGATCTTGAAGGAGAAGTGACAGAGGAATGTGGGAAATTTGGAGCTGTTAATAGAGTGATTATTTACCAGGAGAAGCAGGGTGAGGAGGAGGATGCCGAAGTCATTGTGAAGATCTTTGTAGagttttcagcagtgtttgaaatGAACAAGGCCATTCAGGCCCTTAACAACCGCTGGTTTGGAGGTCGAAAAGTAGTGGCGGAGGTGTACGATCAAGATCGATTTGACAACAGTGACCTCTCTGCATAG
- the LOC127645397 gene encoding poly(U)-binding-splicing factor PUF60-like isoform X3, producing the protein MMENGQSTASKLGLPPLTPEQQEALQKAKKYAMEQSIKSVLVKQTLAHQQQQLSSLQIPNSLQMASLTMGFGDPLSPLQSVAAQRQRALAIMCRVYVGSIYYELGEDTIRQAFAPFGPIKSIDMSWDSVTLKHKGFAFVEYEVPEAAQLALEQMNSVMLGGRNIKVGRPSNIGQAQPIIDQLAEEARAFNRIYVASVHPDLSDDDIKSVFEAFGRIKSCMLAREPTTGKHKGYGFIEYDKAQSALDAVSSMNLFDLGGQYLRVGKAVTPPMPLLTPATPGGLPPAAAVAAAAATARITAQMAWNLSQPENRTEDFLNCLEAVAGASILGAMTAGTGLNMPQIPQAVMAAQAPGVITGVTPARPTLPVVPQVGLVNPVLASPPSLSAAVAAAQEAKKEKEDEESAQDGTGQEMLSEQEHMSISGSSARHMVMQKLMRKQESTVMVLRNMVGPEDIDDDLEGEVTEECGKFGAVNRVIIYQEKQGEEEDAEVIVKIFVEFSAVFEMNKAIQALNNRWFGGRKVVAEVYDQDRFDNSDLSA; encoded by the exons ATGATGGAGAATGGACAGAGCACGGCCTCGAAGCTCGGCCTGCCCCCCCTCACCCCCGAACAGCAGGAGGCACTGCAGAAG GCAAAGAAATATGCCATGGAACAAAGCATCAAGAGTGTTCTGGTCAAGCAGACCCTTGCTCATCAGCAGCAACAGCTCAGTAGCCTACAG ATCCCTAATTCCCTTCAGATGGCCTCATTAACAATGGGCTTTGGAGATCCCCTCTCACCACTACAGTCT GTTGCAGCACAGAGGCAGCGGGCACTAGCCATAATGTGCAGAGTTTATGTTGGGTCCATCTACTATGAGTTAGGAGAGGACACCATCAGACAGGCTTTTGCTCCCTTTGGTCCCATAAAGAGTATTGACATGTCCTGGGACTCAGTTACATTGAAACACAAG GGTTTTGCATTTGTAGAGTATGAAGTACCAGAAGCCGCACAGCTGGCTTTAGAACAGATGAACTCTGTCATGCTGGGTGGTAGAAATATTAAA GTGGGGCGACCGAGCAACATTGGGCAGGCTCAACCAATCATAGACCAGCTAGCCGAAGAAGCGCGCGCCTTCAACCGAATTTACGTGGCATCTGTGCATCCTGATTTGTCAGACGATGACATTAAGAGTGTGTTCGAGGCCTTCGGAAGAATCAAGTCCTGTATGCTGGCGCGAGAGCCCACCACGGGAAAACACAAAGGCTATGGCTTCATAG AATATGATAAGGCCCAGTCTGCGCTAGATGCCGTGTCCTCCATGAACCTCTTTGACTTGGGTGGCCAGTACCTGAGAGTGGGTAAAGCAGTCACGCCTCCCATGCCCCTTTTGACACCAGCAACGCCGGGCGGCCTGCCCCCTGCCGCCGCCGTAGCTGCAGCAGCCGCCACAGCCAGAATAACTGCCCAG ATGGCATGGAATCTGTCCCAGCCGGAGAATCGTACAGAAGACTTCCTCAACTGTCTG GAAGCAGTAGCGGGAGCATCTATCCTGGGAGCGATGACCGCGGGGACGGGCCTGAATATGCCCCAGATCCCTCAGGCCGTCATGGCAGCTCAGGCGCCAGGGGTCATAACAG GGGTGACGCCAGCCcgtcccacacttcctgttgtgCCTCAGGTGGGCCTTGTGAACCCAGTGTTGGCCTCTCCACCGTCACTTTCAGCTGCTGTGGCTGCAGCCCAAGAGGCCAAGAAGGAGAAGGAAGATGAGGAATCCGCTCAAGATGGCACAGGTCAGGAGATGCTCAGTGAACAGGAGCACATGAGCATCTCGGGCAGCAGTGCCAGGCATATGGTCATGCAGAAACTGATGAGGAAACAAGAG TCTACAGTTATGGTGCTCAGGAATATGGTTGGTCCTGAGGACATCGATGATGATCTTGAAGGAGAAGTGACAGAGGAATGTGGGAAATTTGGAGCTGTTAATAGAGTGATTATTTACCAGGAGAAGCAGGGTGAGGAGGAGGATGCCGAAGTCATTGTGAAGATCTTTGTAGagttttcagcagtgtttgaaatGAACAAGGCCATTCAGGCCCTTAACAACCGCTGGTTTGGAGGTCGAAAAGTAGTGGCGGAGGTGTACGATCAAGATCGATTTGACAACAGTGACCTCTCTGCATAG
- the LOC127645397 gene encoding poly(U)-binding-splicing factor PUF60-like isoform X4, which produces MAVAVSAVNGGEALMMENGQSTASKLGLPPLTPEQQEALQKAKKYAMEQSIKSVLVKQTLAHQQQQLSSLQIPNSLQMASLTMGFGDPLSPLQSVAAQRQRALAIMCRVYVGSIYYELGEDTIRQAFAPFGPIKSIDMSWDSVTLKHKGFAFVEYEVPEAAQLALEQMNSVMLGGRNIKVGRPSNIGQAQPIIDQLAEEARAFNRIYVASVHPDLSDDDIKSVFEAFGRIKSCMLAREPTTGKHKGYGFIEYDKAQSALDAVSSMNLFDLGGQYLRVGKAVTPPMPLLTPATPGGLPPAAAVAAAAATARITAQEAVAGASILGAMTAGTGLNMPQIPQAVMAAQAPGVITGVTPARPTLPVVPQVGLVNPVLASPPSLSAAVAAAQEAKKEKEDEESAQDGTGQEMLSEQEHMSISGSSARHMVMQKLMRKQESTVMVLRNMVGPEDIDDDLEGEVTEECGKFGAVNRVIIYQEKQGEEEDAEVIVKIFVEFSAVFEMNKAIQALNNRWFGGRKVVAEVYDQDRFDNSDLSA; this is translated from the exons GGAGGCGAGGCTCTGATGATGGAGAATGGACAGAGCACGGCCTCGAAGCTCGGCCTGCCCCCCCTCACCCCCGAACAGCAGGAGGCACTGCAGAAG GCAAAGAAATATGCCATGGAACAAAGCATCAAGAGTGTTCTGGTCAAGCAGACCCTTGCTCATCAGCAGCAACAGCTCAGTAGCCTACAG ATCCCTAATTCCCTTCAGATGGCCTCATTAACAATGGGCTTTGGAGATCCCCTCTCACCACTACAGTCT GTTGCAGCACAGAGGCAGCGGGCACTAGCCATAATGTGCAGAGTTTATGTTGGGTCCATCTACTATGAGTTAGGAGAGGACACCATCAGACAGGCTTTTGCTCCCTTTGGTCCCATAAAGAGTATTGACATGTCCTGGGACTCAGTTACATTGAAACACAAG GGTTTTGCATTTGTAGAGTATGAAGTACCAGAAGCCGCACAGCTGGCTTTAGAACAGATGAACTCTGTCATGCTGGGTGGTAGAAATATTAAA GTGGGGCGACCGAGCAACATTGGGCAGGCTCAACCAATCATAGACCAGCTAGCCGAAGAAGCGCGCGCCTTCAACCGAATTTACGTGGCATCTGTGCATCCTGATTTGTCAGACGATGACATTAAGAGTGTGTTCGAGGCCTTCGGAAGAATCAAGTCCTGTATGCTGGCGCGAGAGCCCACCACGGGAAAACACAAAGGCTATGGCTTCATAG AATATGATAAGGCCCAGTCTGCGCTAGATGCCGTGTCCTCCATGAACCTCTTTGACTTGGGTGGCCAGTACCTGAGAGTGGGTAAAGCAGTCACGCCTCCCATGCCCCTTTTGACACCAGCAACGCCGGGCGGCCTGCCCCCTGCCGCCGCCGTAGCTGCAGCAGCCGCCACAGCCAGAATAACTGCCCAG GAAGCAGTAGCGGGAGCATCTATCCTGGGAGCGATGACCGCGGGGACGGGCCTGAATATGCCCCAGATCCCTCAGGCCGTCATGGCAGCTCAGGCGCCAGGGGTCATAACAG GGGTGACGCCAGCCcgtcccacacttcctgttgtgCCTCAGGTGGGCCTTGTGAACCCAGTGTTGGCCTCTCCACCGTCACTTTCAGCTGCTGTGGCTGCAGCCCAAGAGGCCAAGAAGGAGAAGGAAGATGAGGAATCCGCTCAAGATGGCACAGGTCAGGAGATGCTCAGTGAACAGGAGCACATGAGCATCTCGGGCAGCAGTGCCAGGCATATGGTCATGCAGAAACTGATGAGGAAACAAGAG TCTACAGTTATGGTGCTCAGGAATATGGTTGGTCCTGAGGACATCGATGATGATCTTGAAGGAGAAGTGACAGAGGAATGTGGGAAATTTGGAGCTGTTAATAGAGTGATTATTTACCAGGAGAAGCAGGGTGAGGAGGAGGATGCCGAAGTCATTGTGAAGATCTTTGTAGagttttcagcagtgtttgaaatGAACAAGGCCATTCAGGCCCTTAACAACCGCTGGTTTGGAGGTCGAAAAGTAGTGGCGGAGGTGTACGATCAAGATCGATTTGACAACAGTGACCTCTCTGCATAG